A window of the Falco rusticolus isolate bFalRus1 chromosome 1, bFalRus1.pri, whole genome shotgun sequence genome harbors these coding sequences:
- the TMEM154 gene encoding transmembrane protein 154, with translation MRKQNLIALLSALSLAGGSAGHGSENDGSGDGSPILPTVTSTTSPAAHSPTTDDHTPVLVTASATENGFETKITPNTESNAANDQDSLEAAEQSILIYIVPAVLLVLLILLIIFFVIHHKRKKSKQDELGSENVKSPIFEEDTPSVMEIEMEELDKWMNSMNKNADCECLPTVREEEKESIANPSDGES, from the exons ATGCGAAAGCAAAACCTCATCGCGCTGCTTTCTGCCCTGTCGCTGGCCGGAGGATCTGCCGGGCACG GCTCTGAAAATGATGGTTCAGGAGATGGATCACCGATATTACCCACTGTTACATCAACAACTTCTCCTGCTGCACATTCTCCAACCACGGATGACCACACACCGGTACTTGTCACTGCAAGCGCTACTGAAAAtggctttgaaacaaaaattactcCAAATACTGAATCCAATGCTGCGAACGATCAGGACAGCCtagaagcagcagaacagtCTATCTTGATATACATTGTCCCCGCCGTGCTACTGGTCCTGCTGATTTTGCTGATCATATTTTTTGTGATAcatcataaaaggaaaaagtctaAGCAAG atgaGCTGGGAagtgaaaatgtgaaaag TCCTATTTTTGAAGAAGACACACCCTCTGTTATGGAGATAGAAATGGAAGAACTTGATAAATGGATGAACAGCATGAACAAAAATG CTGACTGTGAATGTTTGCCTACTgtaagggaagaagaaaaagaatcaatTGCCAACCCAAG TGATGGTGAATCATGA